One window of Bacillus alkalicellulosilyticus genomic DNA carries:
- a CDS encoding thymidine kinase, with translation MFGVKKDGWIEVICGSMFSGKSEELIRRVRRASYGNIKVQVFKPIIDNRYSSNEVVSHNGTKVIAVPVNTSFEILSNIEDKTLIVAIDEVQFFDEPIIEVVTQLANSGLRVICAGLDQDFRGEPFGPMPALLALAEDVAKLHAVCPKCGAPASRTQRLIDGEPASYHDPVILVGASESYEPRCRKCHEVPKKSKIKTHL, from the coding sequence ATGTTCGGAGTAAAAAAAGATGGCTGGATTGAAGTAATCTGTGGCAGTATGTTCTCTGGAAAATCTGAGGAGTTAATTAGAAGAGTACGCCGTGCTAGCTATGGAAACATAAAAGTGCAAGTGTTTAAACCAATTATAGACAATCGTTATAGTTCAAATGAAGTGGTTTCACATAATGGAACAAAGGTTATCGCAGTGCCAGTTAATACATCCTTTGAAATTCTTTCTAATATTGAAGATAAAACATTAATTGTTGCTATAGATGAAGTGCAATTTTTTGATGAACCAATTATAGAAGTGGTGACTCAGTTAGCAAATAGTGGCCTTCGCGTGATTTGTGCAGGGCTTGACCAAGATTTTCGAGGCGAACCTTTTGGTCCAATGCCAGCATTATTAGCGCTAGCAGAAGACGTGGCTAAGCTCCATGCCGTTTGTCCAAAATGTGGGGCACCTGCAAGCAGAACACAAAGATTAATTGACGGCGAACCAGCATCGTACCATGACCCAGTTATATTGGTGGGGGCATCAGAAAGTTATGAGCCACGATGCCGAAAATGTCATGAAGTACCAAAAAAGAGTAAAATCAAAACTCATCTGTGA
- a CDS encoding type B 50S ribosomal protein L31, with product MRQGIHPNYRKVVFQDTSTGFKFLSGSTKSSNETIEWEDGNEYPLLKVEISSDSHPFYTGKQRLDDAGGRVDRFKKKYNLK from the coding sequence ATGAGACAAGGAATCCATCCTAATTACAGAAAAGTTGTATTCCAAGATACAAGTACTGGATTTAAGTTTCTAAGCGGTTCTACAAAATCATCAAACGAAACGATTGAGTGGGAAGATGGCAACGAGTATCCTCTTTTAAAAGTGGAGATTAGTTCTGATTCACATCCATTCTACACAGGTAAGCAAAGACTTGATGATGCTGGTGGACGTGTTGATCGCTTTAAGAAAAAATACAACCTTAAATAA
- the rho gene encoding transcription termination factor Rho: MGVNLAELESMKLKELYELARQYKVSYYSKLNKKELIFAILKGQAEKDGLMFMEGVLEIIQSEGFGFLRPINYMPSSEDIYISASQIRRFDLRNGDKVSGKVRPPKENERYHGLLHVEAVNGEDPDTSKERPHFPALTPLYPETKIQLETAPKRVSSRIIDLVSPVGFGQRGLIVAPPKAGKTILMKEVANSIVENHPEVELIVLLIDERPEEVTDIERSVQAEVVSSTFDEVPENHIKVAELVLERAMRLVEHKKDVVILMDSITRLARAYNLVIPPSGRTLSGGIDPAAFHRPKRFFGAARNIEEGGSLTILATALVETGSRMDDVIYEEFKGTGNMELHLDRKLSERRIFPAIDIRRSGTRKEELLLPKDQLDKLWAIRKSMNDSPEFVDHFIRRIKETKTNEEFFESISKDMTGPNRKIK, translated from the coding sequence ATGGGTGTAAATTTAGCAGAGTTAGAAAGTATGAAACTAAAAGAGCTGTATGAGCTAGCTCGTCAATATAAGGTATCGTACTACAGTAAACTCAATAAAAAAGAATTGATATTTGCAATACTTAAAGGACAAGCTGAAAAAGATGGCCTGATGTTTATGGAAGGGGTTCTTGAAATTATTCAATCTGAAGGATTTGGTTTCCTTCGCCCTATTAATTATATGCCTAGTTCAGAGGATATTTATATTTCAGCTTCACAAATTCGACGCTTTGACCTTCGAAATGGCGATAAAGTATCCGGGAAAGTAAGACCTCCAAAGGAAAATGAACGCTACCATGGCTTATTACATGTAGAAGCAGTAAATGGTGAAGACCCAGATACTTCAAAAGAACGTCCTCATTTTCCAGCATTAACACCTCTTTATCCAGAGACCAAAATTCAGTTAGAAACGGCTCCAAAACGAGTATCATCACGAATAATTGATTTAGTGTCTCCTGTCGGTTTTGGACAGCGTGGACTTATTGTAGCGCCACCAAAAGCCGGTAAAACGATTTTGATGAAAGAAGTAGCTAACAGCATTGTTGAAAATCACCCGGAAGTTGAGTTGATTGTTTTATTAATCGATGAGAGACCGGAAGAAGTGACAGATATCGAACGTTCTGTTCAAGCTGAAGTCGTAAGCTCGACGTTTGATGAAGTCCCTGAAAATCATATTAAGGTAGCAGAACTTGTCCTTGAGAGAGCGATGAGACTTGTTGAACACAAAAAAGATGTAGTCATCTTAATGGATAGCATTACAAGACTAGCTCGAGCATATAACTTAGTTATTCCACCAAGTGGTCGTACATTATCCGGGGGAATTGATCCTGCAGCGTTTCACCGTCCAAAACGTTTCTTTGGAGCGGCTCGTAATATAGAAGAAGGCGGAAGCTTAACGATCTTAGCTACAGCCCTAGTTGAAACAGGATCACGTATGGATGACGTGATTTATGAGGAATTTAAAGGAACAGGTAACATGGAGCTTCACCTTGACCGTAAGCTTTCAGAACGTCGTATTTTCCCGGCGATCGATATTCGTCGCTCAGGAACACGAAAAGAAGAATTGCTATTACCTAAAGACCAGCTTGATAAATTATGGGCTATTCGTAAATCAATGAATGATTCTCCAGAATTTGTCGACCATTTTATCCGCAGAATTAAAGAAACAAAGACAAATGAAGAGTTTTTTGAGTCCATCTCAAAGGACATGACCGGACCAAATCGAAAAATAAAATAA
- a CDS encoding UDP-N-acetylglucosamine 1-carboxyvinyltransferase → MEKLLIEGGYPLEGTVQISGAKNSAVALIPAAILADSPVVIDNLPRISDVQLLGELLTEIGGEVSLDEQEIKIDPSNMIAMPLPNGRVKKLRASYYMMGAMLGKFKKAVIGLPGGCNLGPRPIDQHIKGFEALGAKVTNEQGAIYLRADELRGAKIYLDVVSVGATINIMLAAVKAKGQTIIENAAKEPEIIDVATLLTSMGAKIKGAGTNVIRINGVESLQGCRHTIIPDRIEAGTYMIMAAAIGQKMIIDNVIPYHVESLIAKLREMGVVIDEYDDKLMIHNTGLKKGVDIKTLVYPGFPTDLQQPFCTLLTQSEGTSIVTDTIYNARFKHIDELRRMGANVKVEGRSAIISGPTMLQGAKVKASDLRAGAALVIAGLVSKGVTEISGLEHIDRGYECLESKLLSLGAKVWREKLTDEEIESVKSS, encoded by the coding sequence ATGGAAAAGTTACTAATAGAAGGCGGATACCCGTTAGAAGGCACAGTACAAATTAGCGGTGCTAAAAACAGTGCAGTAGCCCTCATTCCTGCAGCAATTTTAGCAGATTCACCTGTAGTTATTGATAATTTGCCACGAATTTCTGATGTTCAGTTGTTAGGAGAGCTTCTTACCGAAATCGGGGGAGAGGTTTCCTTAGATGAGCAAGAAATTAAAATAGACCCTAGTAATATGATAGCTATGCCGTTACCAAATGGACGTGTGAAAAAACTACGAGCATCCTATTACATGATGGGTGCCATGCTTGGGAAATTTAAAAAGGCTGTTATTGGGTTACCCGGAGGATGTAATTTAGGACCAAGACCGATTGACCAACACATTAAGGGTTTTGAAGCACTTGGAGCTAAAGTTACAAATGAGCAAGGTGCGATTTATCTTCGAGCAGATGAACTTCGCGGTGCGAAAATATACTTAGATGTAGTAAGTGTTGGGGCCACGATTAACATCATGCTTGCAGCTGTAAAGGCAAAAGGACAAACTATCATTGAGAATGCAGCGAAAGAGCCTGAAATTATTGATGTTGCAACATTACTTACGAGCATGGGAGCTAAGATTAAAGGCGCTGGGACCAATGTGATTAGAATTAATGGTGTCGAGAGTTTACAAGGTTGTCGCCATACGATTATCCCTGATCGAATTGAAGCTGGAACATATATGATTATGGCAGCGGCAATTGGACAAAAGATGATCATTGACAATGTAATTCCCTACCATGTCGAGTCGTTAATTGCAAAGCTAAGAGAAATGGGAGTTGTCATTGATGAATACGATGACAAGCTTATGATCCATAACACTGGACTTAAAAAAGGTGTTGATATTAAAACACTAGTGTACCCAGGGTTTCCAACGGACCTACAACAGCCATTTTGTACTCTTCTTACTCAGTCAGAAGGAACAAGCATTGTAACGGATACGATTTATAATGCACGGTTTAAACATATTGATGAATTGAGAAGAATGGGAGCGAATGTCAAAGTGGAAGGACGTTCGGCTATCATTTCAGGACCAACTATGCTTCAAGGAGCAAAGGTCAAAGCAAGTGACTTACGAGCTGGAGCGGCACTTGTCATTGCTGGATTAGTGTCAAAAGGAGTAACTGAAATCTCTGGTTTAGAACACATAGATAGAGGGTATGAGTGTTTAGAGAGCAAACTTCTAAGTTTAGGTGCCAAAGTATGGAGAGAGAAACTAACAGATGAAGAAATAGAGTCGGTAAAAAGCTCTTAA
- the fba gene encoding class II fructose-1,6-bisphosphate aldolase, producing MPLVSMKEMLQKAKAESYAVGQFNLNNLEYTQAILLAAEEEKSPVILGVSEGAARYMGGFKTIVTLVQSLMEEYKVTVPVAIHLDHGSSFEKCVEAMYAGFTSVMIDGSHHPLEENIAITKQVVAVAHTLGISVEAELGRIGGQEDDLIVDDAEAAYAIPAECEQLVRETGVDCFAPALGSVHGPYKGEPNLGFDRMKEIDQLVGIPLVLHGGTGIPTKDVQKAIEFGHAKINVNTESQIASAKAVREALAADTEVYDTRKFMGPAREAIKETVKGKMREFGSSNKA from the coding sequence ATGCCTTTAGTTTCAATGAAAGAAATGCTTCAAAAAGCAAAAGCAGAAAGCTATGCAGTAGGACAATTCAACCTAAACAACCTTGAGTACACACAAGCGATTCTACTAGCAGCTGAAGAAGAAAAATCACCAGTTATCCTGGGTGTCTCAGAAGGCGCTGCAAGATACATGGGTGGATTTAAAACAATTGTTACTTTAGTTCAATCACTTATGGAGGAGTACAAAGTAACAGTTCCTGTTGCCATTCACTTAGACCATGGCTCAAGTTTTGAGAAATGTGTCGAAGCGATGTACGCAGGCTTCACATCTGTTATGATTGACGGTTCTCATCATCCACTTGAGGAAAATATCGCGATTACTAAACAAGTTGTTGCTGTAGCACATACTCTAGGTATTTCAGTTGAAGCTGAGCTTGGACGTATCGGTGGTCAAGAAGATGATTTAATCGTTGATGATGCAGAAGCAGCATATGCAATTCCAGCTGAATGTGAGCAATTAGTTCGTGAAACTGGAGTAGACTGTTTTGCACCTGCATTAGGTTCTGTTCATGGACCTTACAAAGGCGAACCAAATCTTGGTTTCGACCGTATGAAAGAAATTGACCAATTAGTAGGAATTCCATTAGTGTTACACGGTGGAACGGGTATCCCGACTAAAGACGTTCAAAAAGCAATTGAGTTTGGCCATGCTAAAATCAATGTAAATACAGAAAGTCAAATTGCTTCTGCAAAAGCAGTTCGTGAAGCATTAGCTGCAGACACAGAAGTATATGACACACGTAAATTTATGGGACCTGCACGTGAAGCCATTAAAGAAACTGTAAAAGGTAAGATGCGTGAATTTGGTTCTTCGAATAAAGCATAA
- a CDS encoding response regulator, producing the protein MKKILVVDDQYGIRVLLNEILQKDGYKMYQAANGVQALTIVEKDEPDLVLLDMKIPGMDGLEILRRIKEIKPHVQVIMMTAYGELNMINEAMNLGAITHFAKPFDIDDVRQVIRENFEIAQ; encoded by the coding sequence ATGAAGAAAATCTTAGTTGTTGATGACCAATATGGTATAAGAGTACTATTAAACGAAATATTACAAAAAGATGGCTATAAAATGTACCAAGCAGCAAATGGAGTACAAGCACTTACGATTGTTGAGAAAGATGAGCCTGATTTAGTTCTTTTAGACATGAAGATTCCTGGAATGGATGGATTAGAAATATTACGTAGAATCAAAGAAATTAAACCTCATGTCCAAGTTATCATGATGACAGCCTACGGGGAATTAAATATGATTAATGAGGCCATGAACTTAGGTGCGATTACTCATTTTGCAAAACCATTCGACATTGATGATGTAAGACAAGTTATTCGAGAAAACTTTGAAATCGCACAATAA
- a CDS encoding DUF2529 family protein — MLQIFHTQLVGLLQNIKKQEEKIEECARLLAQAIVGEGRIYIHGTGSLGSLPANIMNSTDLIPTLDTYSSMEDVSTHDRVLLFSSQSDEEEVKHLIASLDEKNIPYVWVCALKNGEQEMDLLINTGLLSGLVPDEDGTRTGFPDSLVSMYVYHALFLTVKDILADYE; from the coding sequence ATGTTACAAATATTTCATACTCAATTAGTAGGCCTTCTTCAAAATATTAAAAAGCAAGAAGAAAAAATTGAAGAGTGTGCGCGTCTCTTAGCTCAAGCTATTGTTGGTGAAGGTCGAATTTACATACACGGAACTGGTTCTTTGGGCTCTTTGCCAGCAAATATTATGAATAGCACGGATCTCATTCCTACTTTAGACACATATTCATCAATGGAAGACGTATCAACTCATGATCGAGTACTCCTTTTTTCTTCGCAGTCAGATGAAGAAGAAGTCAAACATTTAATTGCTTCTCTCGATGAAAAAAATATCCCTTACGTATGGGTTTGCGCTCTTAAAAACGGGGAACAAGAGATGGATTTACTTATCAATACAGGGTTGTTAAGTGGCCTTGTACCTGATGAAGATGGAACGAGGACCGGGTTCCCGGATTCCCTTGTCTCAATGTATGTATACCATGCCCTCTTTTTAACGGTAAAAGATATCTTAGCTGACTATGAATAA
- a CDS encoding CTP synthase has protein sequence MTTKYIFVTGGVVSSLGKGITAASLGRLLKNRGLSVTIQKFDPYINVDPGTMSPYQHGEVFVTDDGAETDLDLGHYERFIDINLNQNSNVTTGKIYSSVIKKERRGDYLGGTVQVIPHVTNEIKDRVLRAGRETSADIVITEIGGTVGDIESLPFLEAIRQIKSDIGVDNVMYIHCTLIPYLSAAGEMKSKPTQHSVKELRSLGIQPNVIVVRTEKPVPQDMKEKIALFCDIDKNAVIEARDAETLYQVPLALQEQHLDDIVCKYLKLNCNGADMEEWKALVEKVQNLSKKVKIALVGKYVALPDAYLSVAEALRHAGYTYDADLEIKWINSEEVTTANVEELLQDVDGILVPGGFGDRGIEGKIEAIRYARENKVPFLGICLGMQLASVEFARNVLNLEGANSAELNPQTNYPIIDLLPEQKDVEDLGGTLRLGLYPCKLQQGTVAYEAYQEQVVYERHRHRYEFNNEYRQQMEQAGFIFSGTSPDGRLVEIIEIADHPYFIASQFHPEFVSRPTRPQPLFREFIRASLEEQK, from the coding sequence ATGACAACAAAGTATATTTTTGTTACCGGAGGAGTTGTTTCTTCGTTAGGGAAAGGAATTACAGCAGCATCACTGGGACGTTTATTAAAAAACCGAGGGCTTAGCGTAACGATTCAAAAGTTTGACCCATACATTAACGTGGACCCGGGGACGATGAGCCCATATCAACATGGTGAAGTGTTTGTAACTGACGATGGCGCAGAAACAGATTTAGACCTAGGACATTATGAGCGTTTTATCGATATTAACCTCAATCAAAATAGTAATGTTACAACAGGTAAAATTTATTCTTCCGTTATTAAAAAAGAACGTCGTGGTGATTATTTAGGAGGAACCGTTCAGGTTATACCTCATGTAACTAACGAAATCAAAGACAGAGTACTTCGTGCTGGAAGAGAAACTAGCGCAGATATCGTTATTACTGAAATTGGGGGAACCGTTGGTGATATCGAAAGTCTACCGTTTCTAGAAGCCATTCGCCAAATTAAGAGTGATATCGGTGTCGACAATGTGATGTATATCCATTGTACCCTTATCCCTTATTTATCTGCTGCCGGAGAGATGAAATCAAAACCTACCCAGCACAGTGTGAAAGAACTTAGAAGTCTCGGGATTCAACCAAACGTCATTGTCGTTCGTACGGAAAAACCAGTTCCACAAGATATGAAAGAGAAAATTGCTTTGTTCTGTGATATCGATAAAAATGCTGTAATTGAAGCAAGAGATGCTGAAACACTTTATCAAGTTCCTCTTGCTCTTCAAGAACAGCACCTAGATGATATCGTATGTAAATACCTTAAGTTAAACTGCAATGGTGCTGACATGGAAGAATGGAAAGCACTTGTAGAAAAGGTACAAAACCTTTCGAAAAAGGTAAAAATCGCATTAGTAGGAAAATACGTTGCTTTGCCAGATGCCTACCTGTCTGTAGCAGAAGCATTACGTCATGCAGGTTACACTTACGATGCTGACTTAGAAATCAAATGGATTAACTCAGAAGAAGTGACAACTGCTAATGTTGAGGAATTACTTCAAGACGTTGATGGTATTTTAGTACCAGGCGGATTTGGGGACCGTGGAATTGAAGGGAAAATTGAAGCGATCCGTTATGCTCGTGAAAACAAAGTTCCTTTCTTAGGAATTTGTCTTGGGATGCAATTAGCTTCAGTTGAATTTGCACGTAATGTATTGAATTTAGAAGGAGCTAATTCAGCAGAATTAAATCCACAAACTAATTATCCAATCATTGACCTGTTACCTGAACAAAAAGACGTTGAAGACCTTGGTGGAACACTTCGTCTTGGTTTATATCCGTGTAAGCTTCAGCAAGGAACGGTTGCATACGAAGCTTACCAAGAACAAGTGGTGTATGAGCGTCATAGACACCGTTATGAGTTCAATAATGAATATCGTCAACAAATGGAGCAAGCAGGCTTTATCTTCTCAGGAACAAGCCCTGATGGACGTCTAGTTGAAATCATCGAGATTGCAGATCACCCATACTTTATCGCATCTCAATTCCATCCAGAATTCGTTTCAAGACCAACAAGACCACAGCCATTATTCCGCGAATTCATTCGTGCTTCATTAGAAGAACAAAAATAA
- the rpoE gene encoding DNA-directed RNA polymerase subunit delta has product MSIKAYGHEELKEMSMIEIAYEVMKEEKNPFTYNDLLKRVADLKGMSNEDVTNRIGALYTDLNIDGRFLCVGANTWGLRSWYPVEKVEEDFTVAPTKPARKKAKAADEDIEEYEEYEDEFEELEDELDEISAEDDSDEFESEDLDGFEEDSDEEDSDLEDDDFEEDDTLED; this is encoded by the coding sequence TTGAGTATTAAAGCATACGGTCATGAAGAACTAAAAGAAATGTCGATGATTGAAATCGCATATGAAGTAATGAAGGAAGAGAAAAATCCTTTTACTTATAATGACCTCTTAAAGCGCGTAGCGGATTTAAAAGGAATGAGTAATGAAGATGTAACAAACCGAATTGGTGCCCTTTATACAGATTTAAACATTGATGGACGTTTCCTATGTGTAGGAGCTAATACATGGGGTCTGCGTAGCTGGTATCCTGTTGAAAAAGTAGAAGAAGACTTTACGGTAGCTCCTACTAAGCCTGCTCGTAAAAAAGCTAAAGCTGCGGATGAAGATATAGAAGAATATGAAGAGTATGAAGATGAGTTTGAAGAATTAGAAGACGAGCTAGATGAAATTTCAGCAGAAGATGATAGTGATGAATTTGAAAGTGAAGATTTAGATGGTTTTGAGGAAGATTCTGACGAAGAAGACTCGGATTTAGAGGATGACGATTTCGAAGAAGATGACACATTAGAAGACTAA
- a CDS encoding TetR/AcrR family transcriptional regulator: MLDKKKVPSMVKDPQLIQKRREQMIKGAVTLFKQKGFHRTTTREIAKQSGFSIGTLYEYIGAKEDVLYLVCDSIYEEVRDRLKQYLDTSSSGLDRLKEAIISYFKVIDEMEDEVLVMYQEVKSLPKEALAYVLEKELEMTEMIEKIIRDCVEQKLLTLNEDQINLMAHDILVKGQMWTFRRWVIQRNYTLQQYTDMQIEFILKGIEN; encoded by the coding sequence TTGTTAGATAAGAAAAAAGTACCTTCCATGGTGAAAGACCCACAGCTCATTCAAAAAAGAAGAGAGCAAATGATTAAAGGGGCGGTAACCCTTTTTAAACAAAAAGGGTTCCATCGAACGACGACTCGAGAAATAGCCAAACAATCGGGCTTTAGCATTGGGACGTTATATGAATACATTGGCGCAAAAGAAGATGTATTATATTTAGTATGTGATTCCATTTATGAAGAAGTACGTGATCGCCTAAAGCAATACTTGGACACCAGTAGCTCAGGACTTGATCGCTTAAAAGAAGCGATTATCTCTTATTTTAAAGTAATTGATGAAATGGAAGATGAAGTTCTTGTCATGTACCAAGAAGTTAAATCACTTCCGAAAGAAGCGTTAGCTTATGTGCTTGAAAAAGAGTTAGAAATGACAGAAATGATTGAAAAAATCATTCGGGACTGCGTCGAGCAAAAGTTGTTAACGCTTAACGAAGACCAAATCAATCTAATGGCACATGACATCCTAGTAAAAGGACAAATGTGGACATTCCGCCGCTGGGTGATCCAACGAAATTATACATTACAGCAATACACAGACATGCAAATTGAATTTATTTTAAAAGGAATTGAAAACTAG
- a CDS encoding acyl-CoA dehydrogenase, translating to MNFQLTDEQEMIQKMVRDFAKKEVEPTAAQRDEEERFDRDIFTKMAELGLTGIPWPEEYGGIGADYLSYVIAIEELSRVCASTGVTLSAHVSLAGWPIYTFGTEQQKQTYLRALAEGRCIGAYGLTEPGSGSDAAKMKTTAKKDGDEYILNGSKIFITNGGIADIYVVFAITDPELKHKGITAFIVESDTPGFSVGKKEKKLGIRSSPTTEIIFEDCRIPAENRLGEEGEGFKIAMMTLDGGRNGIAAQALGIAQGALDAAVEYAKERKQFGKSIGQMQGIAFKLADMATKIEASRLLTYQAAWKESNGLPYGKESAISKLFAGDTAMEVTIEAVQVFGGYGYTKEYPVERFMRDAKITQIYEGTNEIQRLVISKMLLAD from the coding sequence ATGAACTTTCAACTAACTGATGAACAAGAAATGATTCAAAAAATGGTAAGAGACTTTGCAAAAAAAGAAGTAGAGCCTACAGCTGCCCAAAGAGATGAAGAAGAACGCTTTGACAGAGATATTTTTACGAAAATGGCGGAACTTGGCTTAACCGGTATCCCGTGGCCTGAAGAATACGGTGGCATTGGAGCAGACTATCTTAGCTATGTAATTGCTATCGAAGAGCTTTCTCGAGTATGTGCATCCACGGGAGTGACGCTGTCAGCACATGTTTCGTTGGCTGGTTGGCCAATATATACGTTCGGAACAGAACAACAGAAACAAACTTATTTACGTGCATTAGCTGAAGGGCGTTGTATTGGAGCCTATGGTTTAACCGAGCCAGGGTCAGGTTCAGATGCAGCGAAAATGAAAACAACAGCGAAGAAAGACGGAGACGAGTATATTTTAAATGGTTCTAAAATTTTTATAACCAATGGGGGCATTGCAGATATTTATGTTGTTTTTGCAATTACAGACCCTGAGTTAAAGCATAAGGGAATTACCGCTTTTATTGTAGAATCAGACACGCCTGGTTTTTCAGTCGGAAAGAAGGAAAAGAAATTAGGCATTCGCTCTTCCCCAACAACAGAAATTATTTTTGAAGATTGCCGTATCCCTGCAGAAAATAGATTAGGAGAAGAAGGGGAAGGCTTTAAAATCGCAATGATGACGCTTGATGGAGGTAGGAATGGAATTGCTGCTCAAGCGTTAGGAATTGCTCAAGGTGCGCTAGATGCTGCGGTTGAATATGCGAAAGAACGAAAGCAATTCGGAAAATCAATAGGGCAGATGCAAGGCATTGCCTTTAAGTTAGCAGACATGGCCACAAAAATAGAAGCATCAAGACTTTTAACCTATCAAGCGGCATGGAAAGAAAGCAATGGGTTGCCATATGGAAAGGAATCTGCGATATCGAAGCTCTTTGCTGGAGATACCGCCATGGAGGTCACGATAGAAGCTGTCCAAGTTTTTGGAGGATATGGTTACACGAAAGAATACCCAGTTGAACGATTTATGCGTGATGCTAAAATTACTCAAATCTATGAAGGCACAAATGAAATACAAAGATTGGTCATTTCGAAAATGCTATTAGCTGACTAG
- a CDS encoding acyl-CoA dehydrogenase has product MNLLFTEEQEQLRRMVQSFAKEKVAPFVSQMEEKDVFPRAIVNEMATLGLLGIPIPDHYGGAGMDFTSYIVAIHELSKVSAALGVILSVHTSVGTNPILHFGTEAQKKKYVTKLASGKCLGAFALTEPSAGSDAAGLKTTATKRGDRYLLNGSKLFITNGGEADTYIVFAKTAPKKRAKGISAFIVEKNTKGLLVGKKERKMGLHGSSTTTITFENAEVPEGYLLGQEGDGFKIAMANLDAGRIGIAAQALGIAEAACEAAVAYAKQRKQFGKTIGSHQGLAFKIADMKTSVEAAKLLTYQAAKLKEKGLPCTREASMAKLYASKTAVQVATEAVQVYGGYGYTKDYPVERYFRDAKVTEIYEGTSEIQKLVIMKTLGLDQ; this is encoded by the coding sequence ATGAACCTCCTTTTCACAGAGGAGCAAGAACAATTGCGTAGGATGGTACAGTCGTTTGCAAAGGAGAAAGTCGCACCATTTGTTAGTCAAATGGAGGAAAAAGATGTGTTTCCCCGTGCCATTGTCAACGAAATGGCAACACTTGGGTTATTAGGTATACCAATACCTGATCACTACGGAGGAGCTGGAATGGATTTTACCTCATATATCGTAGCGATACATGAGCTCTCAAAAGTAAGTGCGGCACTTGGGGTTATTCTATCGGTACACACCTCTGTTGGTACGAATCCAATATTACATTTTGGTACAGAAGCGCAAAAAAAGAAGTATGTAACAAAGCTAGCTAGCGGTAAATGTTTAGGAGCGTTTGCCCTAACGGAACCAAGTGCGGGGTCAGATGCTGCAGGTCTTAAAACAACAGCTACTAAACGAGGAGACCGTTATTTACTTAATGGGTCAAAGCTTTTTATCACCAATGGCGGAGAAGCTGATACCTATATTGTGTTTGCAAAAACAGCACCGAAAAAAAGGGCGAAGGGAATTTCCGCCTTTATCGTTGAAAAGAACACCAAGGGCTTACTGGTTGGAAAAAAAGAAAGAAAAATGGGTCTGCATGGCTCCAGTACAACTACGATAACTTTTGAAAATGCAGAAGTACCAGAAGGATATCTCCTTGGTCAAGAAGGAGACGGTTTTAAGATTGCGATGGCTAATTTAGATGCGGGCCGCATTGGTATAGCTGCACAAGCTCTAGGTATTGCTGAAGCTGCCTGTGAAGCAGCAGTTGCTTATGCAAAACAGCGTAAGCAGTTCGGGAAAACAATAGGTTCTCATCAAGGGTTGGCATTTAAAATAGCGGACATGAAAACAAGCGTAGAAGCAGCGAAGCTATTAACCTATCAAGCTGCCAAGCTCAAAGAAAAAGGCTTGCCATGCACAAGAGAAGCCTCCATGGCAAAGCTATATGCTTCCAAAACAGCCGTACAAGTCGCTACCGAAGCAGTTCAAGTGTATGGAGGATATGGGTATACAAAAGATTATCCTGTTGAGCGTTACTTTCGAGATGCAAAAGTAACGGAAATCTATGAGGGAACAAGTGAAATTCAAAAGTTAGTCATTATGAAAACACTTGGGTTGGACCAATAA